A stretch of Leptidea sinapis chromosome 36, ilLepSina1.1, whole genome shotgun sequence DNA encodes these proteins:
- the LOC126975539 gene encoding uncharacterized protein LOC126975539: protein MGVIFMVFGVNNNEYRVKIEIQDGADEIYQLLFMGVIFMVFGVNNNEYRVKIEIQDGADEIYQNLFMGVIFMVFGVNNNEYRVKIEIQDGTDEIYQLLFMGVIFMVFGVNNNEYRVKIEIQDGADEIYQLLFMGVIFMVFGVNNNEYRVKIEIQDGAYANYQVLFMGVIFMVFGVNNNEYRVKIEIQDGADEIYQLLFMVVIFMVFGVNNNEYRVKIEIQDGADEIYQLLFMGVIFMVFGVNNNEYRVKIEIQDGADEIYQHLFMGVIFMVFGVNNNEYRVKIEIQDGADEIYQLLFMGVIFMVFGVNNNEYRVKIEIQDVFQTINLGNLKRIALSM, encoded by the exons atgggtgtcattttcatggttttcggggtcaacaataacgaatatcgggtcaaaatcgaaatccaagatggcgccgatgaaatttaccaacttctcttcatgggtgtcattttcatggttttcggggtcaacaataacgaatatcgggtcaaaatcgaaatccaagatggcgccgatgaaatttaccaaaatctcttcatgggtgtcattttcatggttttcggggtcaacaataacgaatatcgggtcaaaatcgaaatccaagatggcaccgatgaaatttaccaacttctcttcatgggtgtcattttcatggttttcggggtcaacaataacgaatatcgggtcaaaatcgaaatccaagatggcgccgatgaaatttaccaacttctcttcatgggtgtcattttcatggttttcggggtcaataataacgaatatcgggtcaaaatcgaaatccaagatggcgcctatgcaaATTACCAagttctcttcatgggtgtcattttcatggttttcggggtcaacaataacgaatatcgggtcaaaatcgaaatccaagatggcgccgatgaaatttaccaacttctcttcatgg ttgtcattttcatggttttcggggtcaacaataacgaatatcgggtcaaaatcgaaatccaagatggcgccgatgaaatttaccaacttctcttcatgggtgtcattttcatggttttcggggtcaacaataacgaatatcgggtcaaaatcgaaatccaagatggcgccgatgaaatttaccaacatctcttcatgggtgtcattttcatggttttcggggtcaacaataacgaatatcgggtcaaaatcgaaatccaagatggcgccgatgaaatttaccaacttctcttcatgggtgtcattttcatggttttcggggtcaataataacgaatatcgggtcaaaatcgaaatccaagatg TATTTCAAACAATCAATTTGGGCAATTTAAAACGCATTGCTTTATCGATGTAA